A window from Candidatus Bathyarchaeota archaeon encodes these proteins:
- a CDS encoding DUF362 domain-containing protein — protein MSEVQFRRWNPKENMVEAFEEFLKKSDSLTVINKGDLVAIKLHPGELGTPYYIKPIYVRKLVEKIREAGGKPFLTDTTTLYTGKRHDALDLLQTVDAHGLGLGSVGAPFVVADGVKGGEGVQVKTSGIVKTVGVAPIFGEVDSMVVLIHVKGHGLAGIGGAIKQLGMGCVDKKTKLAAHRTVDLKVDHDKCTGCGTCLKICRDKIPRIENGKAYMDSPLCMRCPYCQSACPTQAISLINRENLQKALAATTQGVLKVVRRDKICFIGFAIDITRLCDCTPAPGPRIRDDVGILASFDPVAIDNAAIDLISEPLIMQHNGVSPRIQVKEAQRLGIGKTDYSLTEL, from the coding sequence GTGAGTGAGGTTCAATTCAGACGGTGGAATCCCAAAGAGAACATGGTGGAAGCGTTTGAAGAGTTCCTTAAGAAGAGTGATAGTCTCACTGTAATAAATAAGGGAGACCTTGTTGCGATAAAACTGCATCCCGGGGAGTTGGGAACTCCATATTATATTAAGCCGATCTATGTGAGAAAACTTGTTGAGAAGATTAGGGAAGCTGGCGGTAAACCTTTCCTAACAGATACGACTACCTTGTACACTGGGAAAAGACATGATGCTTTAGATCTCTTGCAGACCGTGGATGCGCATGGGTTGGGCTTAGGAAGTGTGGGCGCACCTTTTGTTGTTGCTGATGGAGTTAAAGGCGGAGAAGGTGTTCAAGTTAAGACAAGTGGAATAGTTAAAACGGTTGGGGTGGCGCCGATCTTTGGCGAAGTTGATAGCATGGTGGTTCTAATTCATGTTAAAGGTCACGGACTTGCCGGTATTGGCGGAGCCATAAAACAACTCGGAATGGGCTGTGTTGACAAAAAGACGAAGTTAGCAGCACATCGCACCGTAGACCTAAAAGTTGATCACGATAAATGCACTGGTTGTGGCACTTGTCTCAAAATTTGTAGGGATAAAATCCCTCGTATTGAGAATGGAAAAGCCTACATGGACAGCCCCCTTTGCATGCGTTGTCCCTATTGTCAAAGTGCATGCCCCACCCAAGCTATTTCCTTAATAAATCGAGAGAATTTGCAAAAGGCACTTGCCGCAACCACTCAGGGGGTGTTAAAAGTGGTTCGAAGGGATAAAATATGCTTTATTGGATTTGCCATTGACATTACAAGGTTATGTGATTGCACACCGGCCCCAGGACCCCGAATTAGGGATGATGTAGGCATTTTAGCCTCATTTGATCCTGTTGCAATCGATAATGCGGCAATCGACCTAATCTCTGAACCATTAATCATGCAGCATAATGGCGTATCCCCGCGTATCCAAGTTAAGGAAGCTCAACGGCTAGGTATTGGAAAAACTGACTACTCCCTTACAGAACTCTAA
- a CDS encoding UPF0175 family protein, translating to MSKQEKMQVIAARFPKSSVEEIEKIAKEEHVDKSAVVARALQRYIKEWKLERALTLYREGKVTLSKAAKIADLSLWEMLDTIKQRKISIQYTFEDFREDFEAALKET from the coding sequence ATGTCTAAGCAAGAAAAAATGCAGGTTATAGCTGCAAGGTTTCCTAAGTCCTCAGTTGAAGAAATTGAAAAAATTGCGAAGGAGGAGCATGTTGACAAGTCGGCGGTTGTTGCCCGGGCATTGCAACGATACATCAAAGAATGGAAACTTGAAAGGGCATTAACTCTTTATAGGGAAGGAAAAGTAACTCTCTCGAAAGCTGCGAAAATAGCTGATTTGTCGCTTTGGGAAATGTTGGATACAATTAAGCAAAGAAAGATATCAATACAATATACTTTCGAAGACTTCAGAGAGGATTTTGAGGCTGCCTTGAAGGAAACATGA
- a CDS encoding deoxyhypusine synthase: MKSIEPFLYFEFQKPSYLASFGGSCTTKEIFNERVYSMDIRSEMTINEMIQEFAKSGCFGAGRLATAVDIYQRMLNEKATIILGLAGAMVPAGFRKIIVTLIQKKLVDIIVSTGANMVHDVLEAFGGAHYKGTWLIDDRSLHKYKVERIYDIFIPEKLFVKKFDKPILEVYQEIASQFKGQVLSIKDFMWEVGKRIKDENSILHNAYKYQFPIFVPAVQDSCYGLQAWEFQRRTKNALIVDAFKDLEDFFALVRNSKKIGAILIGGGVPKNFIFQAAFKTKRAFNYAIQITMDRPEPGGLSGATLEEAVSWGKVHEKASKVTVYSDATICFPIMVAAVMERLKIT; this comes from the coding sequence ATGAAATCTATCGAACCTTTTTTATATTTTGAATTTCAAAAGCCGTCCTATTTAGCTTCATTTGGAGGAAGTTGCACAACGAAAGAAATTTTCAATGAAAGAGTTTACTCAATGGATATCCGCTCTGAAATGACAATTAATGAAATGATTCAAGAGTTTGCTAAGTCTGGCTGCTTCGGGGCTGGACGGCTGGCAACTGCAGTTGACATCTACCAAAGAATGCTCAATGAGAAGGCTACAATTATCCTTGGTTTGGCTGGCGCAATGGTTCCAGCTGGCTTTCGAAAAATCATTGTAACTCTCATTCAAAAGAAACTTGTCGACATAATTGTTTCAACCGGAGCTAACATGGTTCACGACGTCCTAGAAGCATTTGGAGGAGCACACTATAAAGGAACTTGGCTAATTGATGATAGATCCCTACACAAATACAAGGTCGAACGCATCTACGACATTTTCATTCCAGAAAAACTCTTCGTCAAAAAATTTGATAAACCAATTCTAGAGGTTTATCAGGAAATCGCCAGCCAATTTAAGGGACAAGTCCTTTCAATAAAGGATTTCATGTGGGAGGTTGGCAAGCGAATTAAGGATGAAAATTCAATCCTCCACAATGCCTACAAATACCAATTTCCAATATTTGTTCCAGCTGTTCAGGACTCATGCTATGGTCTTCAAGCCTGGGAATTTCAGCGTCGAACCAAAAATGCACTTATCGTAGACGCCTTTAAGGACTTAGAAGACTTCTTCGCCTTGGTTAGAAACTCGAAAAAGATAGGGGCAATTCTAATCGGCGGTGGAGTGCCAAAGAATTTCATCTTCCAAGCTGCTTTCAAAACAAAACGGGCGTTTAATTATGCAATCCAAATCACAATGGATCGCCCAGAACCCGGAGGATTATCTGGCGCAACTCTAGAAGAAGCGGTATCCTGGGGAAAAGTACACGAAAAAGCTAGCAAAGTAACAGTTTACAGCGATGCCACGATCTGCTTTCCGATAATGGTTGCAGCGGTGATGGAACGCCTTAAGATAACCTGA
- a CDS encoding chorismate-binding protein, with the protein MAKCPKCGAEVSTPVKTWTISPKKKKGPTLVIELYSCTCGNKFRVPKKT; encoded by the coding sequence ATGGCAAAATGCCCGAAGTGTGGAGCCGAAGTCAGCACGCCTGTGAAGACTTGGACGATCTCTCCAAAGAAAAAGAAAGGACCGACACTTGTAATAGAGCTTTATAGTTGCACGTGTGGGAATAAATTCCGTGTCCCAAAGAAAACGTAG
- the hisI gene encoding phosphoribosyl-AMP cyclohydrolase — MKLSQKDAEDVAKRLNYRHNGLVLAIAQDLNTSQVLMVAFMNEEAVRKSLTTGMMHYWSLERNKLWKKGEQSGNFQHIEEVLVDCDLDALLFKVQQMGGACHHGFFSCFHRKIVGNQFKTIEAQVFDPKKIYK; from the coding sequence ATGAAGCTTAGTCAGAAAGACGCGGAAGATGTGGCAAAGCGGTTAAACTATCGTCATAACGGCTTAGTCTTAGCCATCGCACAAGACCTGAACACTTCGCAAGTCTTAATGGTAGCTTTTATGAATGAAGAAGCCGTGAGGAAGTCGTTAACAACCGGTATGATGCATTACTGGAGTCTCGAGCGAAACAAGTTATGGAAAAAGGGAGAGCAGTCAGGAAACTTCCAGCATATAGAGGAAGTGCTAGTAGACTGTGACCTTGACGCATTACTTTTCAAAGTTCAACAAATGGGTGGGGCTTGTCACCACGGATTTTTCAGTTGCTTTCACCGCAAAATCGTTGGAAACCAATTTAAAACCATTGAAGCACAAGTGTTTGATCCTAAAAAAATCTATAAATGA
- the hisH gene encoding imidazole glycerol phosphate synthase subunit HisH encodes MKVKPKIGIVNYGVGNLRSVKKGLEEAGAIPFITEDIPEAFSADAVVFPGVGAFKSAMEAIASSLDLVKKRVLSGIPLLGICLGMQLFFTKSQEGGSVAGLNLIPGEVVRLPKSVKTPQMGWNTIKICKESPLTRGLASNVYVYFAHSYYAVPSDFETISATTEYGIEFPCIISSNHIFGTQFHPEKSGRAGLIILRNFVQIARGSNDEA; translated from the coding sequence TTGAAGGTTAAACCAAAAATTGGAATAGTCAATTACGGCGTAGGCAACCTTAGGAGTGTGAAGAAGGGCCTCGAAGAGGCCGGTGCTATTCCATTTATTACCGAGGATATTCCCGAGGCTTTTTCCGCAGACGCAGTTGTGTTTCCAGGCGTAGGTGCTTTTAAAAGTGCCATGGAGGCAATCGCATCTAGTCTAGACTTAGTCAAGAAAAGAGTTCTCAGCGGAATACCTTTGCTGGGCATTTGTTTGGGAATGCAGCTCTTCTTTACGAAAAGTCAGGAAGGAGGATCTGTAGCTGGACTTAACCTTATCCCAGGTGAAGTGGTGCGGCTCCCTAAAAGTGTGAAAACTCCCCAAATGGGATGGAACACCATAAAAATTTGTAAAGAATCTCCATTAACTCGTGGGTTAGCTAGCAACGTCTATGTGTATTTTGCACATTCGTACTACGCCGTTCCGTCCGATTTCGAAACTATAAGTGCAACAACGGAATATGGAATTGAGTTTCCATGCATCATTTCCTCAAATCATATTTTTGGAACACAATTTCATCCTGAAAAAAGTGGGAGAGCTGGACTAATCATTTTAAGAAATTTTGTTCAAATCGCGCGAGGTTCAAACGATGAAGCTTAG
- a CDS encoding phosphoribosyl-ATP diphosphatase gives MLEEIFRVVEDRRDNPKPTSYVSSLLAQGLDVILKKIGEEATELVMAAKDNSQQSVIYEAADLMFHMLVLLACQRIPLEAVLNELKRRRKGP, from the coding sequence ATTTTAGAAGAAATTTTTAGGGTAGTTGAAGACCGCCGCGACAATCCAAAACCAACCTCGTATGTAAGTAGCTTACTGGCGCAAGGTCTAGATGTAATCTTGAAAAAGATCGGTGAAGAAGCAACCGAGCTAGTTATGGCGGCCAAAGACAATAGCCAACAATCTGTAATTTATGAAGCTGCGGACCTAATGTTTCATATGTTGGTCCTATTGGCTTGCCAAAGAATTCCCCTCGAGGCGGTTTTAAACGAACTCAAAAGAAGAAGGAAGGGCCCATAG
- the hisF gene encoding imidazole glycerol phosphate synthase subunit HisF codes for MLAKRIIPCLDVLSGQVVKGIKFRQLRFAGDPPALAKMYEQQNADEIVFLDIGASPEGRRILIDVVRRTADMVFIPLTVGGGIRGIEDIRDLLCAGADKVSINTAAVEDPELVRRSSDKFGSQCIVVAIDAKRIGKQRWEVYTYGARKPTGLDAVKWAKQVEKLGAGEILLTSIDADGTKQGYDLELTRTIAEAVNIPLIASGGAGDLKHIYEALTIGKADAALAASIFHYEVYTVQEVKRYLAQKGVPVRLE; via the coding sequence ATGCTTGCCAAACGAATCATTCCTTGTTTAGATGTGTTAAGTGGGCAAGTTGTAAAGGGGATAAAATTTAGACAGCTTCGCTTCGCCGGGGATCCGCCTGCCCTCGCAAAGATGTACGAACAGCAAAATGCTGACGAAATTGTTTTCCTCGATATTGGAGCTTCACCTGAGGGGCGTAGAATCCTAATTGATGTCGTGCGTCGCACAGCAGACATGGTATTCATTCCGTTAACTGTAGGCGGTGGTATTCGTGGAATTGAGGATATACGCGATCTGCTATGTGCAGGAGCTGACAAAGTCTCTATAAATACTGCTGCAGTAGAAGACCCAGAATTGGTCAGGCGATCGTCGGATAAGTTTGGGAGCCAGTGTATTGTCGTAGCAATTGATGCAAAGCGAATAGGAAAGCAAAGGTGGGAAGTTTACACTTATGGTGCAAGAAAACCAACTGGTCTCGACGCTGTCAAATGGGCTAAACAGGTTGAAAAATTAGGGGCTGGAGAAATTTTGTTAACCAGTATCGATGCTGATGGTACTAAACAAGGATACGACTTGGAACTTACACGGACAATAGCCGAAGCCGTGAACATCCCCTTAATCGCTTCAGGTGGGGCAGGCGACTTGAAACATATCTATGAAGCTTTAACAATTGGCAAGGCGGATGCTGCACTAGCCGCTTCAATTTTTCATTATGAAGTCTATACAGTTCAAGAAGTTAAACGGTACTTAGCACAGAAAGGTGTGCCAGTACGGTTAGAATAA
- the hisB gene encoding imidazoleglycerol-phosphate dehydratase HisB, which translates to MRIVELERRTAETEVKVRLNIDGQGSAEIDIGCQFFNHLLGALAKHGLFDLVAKAQSTMSVDPHHAVEDVAIVLGKALDSATQKKIGIKRFGSAIIPMDDSLVLVAVDFGGRGYAKVNVTFNRSRIGDLDVDLIEHFLQTLAINGNFTLHVNEFYGQNDHHKAEAIFKALGIALNMATRVEPRSEGMVPSQKGVIG; encoded by the coding sequence TTGCGTATAGTTGAACTTGAGAGAAGAACTGCGGAAACCGAAGTCAAAGTAAGGTTAAATATTGACGGTCAGGGAAGTGCCGAGATAGATATTGGATGCCAGTTTTTTAATCACCTGCTCGGAGCGCTAGCTAAGCATGGCCTCTTCGACCTTGTAGCCAAAGCTCAGTCAACGATGTCGGTTGACCCTCATCACGCTGTGGAGGATGTCGCAATCGTTCTAGGGAAGGCGTTAGATTCGGCAACCCAGAAAAAAATTGGGATCAAACGTTTCGGGAGTGCGATTATTCCAATGGACGACTCGCTCGTGTTAGTTGCAGTAGACTTTGGAGGTCGTGGTTATGCCAAAGTTAATGTTACATTTAATCGTTCACGAATAGGCGACTTAGATGTAGATTTGATTGAGCATTTCTTACAGACGCTTGCAATCAATGGGAATTTCACTCTGCATGTCAACGAGTTTTATGGTCAGAACGACCATCACAAGGCTGAGGCTATTTTTAAGGCATTGGGAATAGCGCTAAACATGGCTACACGAGTTGAACCCAGATCGGAGGGAATGGTTCCCAGTCAAAAGGGAGTCATCGGGTAG
- a CDS encoding 1-(5-phosphoribosyl)-5-[(5-phosphoribosylamino)methylideneamino]imidazole-4-carboxamide isomerase, which translates to MLIIPSIDISQGKCVKLIGGKPKTGITVSDQPLEVAKYWEAQGAKALHIIDLDGAFSGKPQNLPVITRILNEINLPAEVGGGIRSVKDAAELIEAGAKWVIVGTAILDDKTFLRELLATIGPEHVIIALDSKKGKVLKRGWTVSTEFSPTEIVEGLRNSDVAAFLYTDVGAEGRLSGIRLKTVEKLVHSTQKPIIYSGGVSTIQDIVSLAKIGVRATVIGMALYTGKLSLRDAEEAVSFAYS; encoded by the coding sequence TTGTTGATTATACCGTCAATTGACATCTCACAGGGAAAATGCGTTAAGCTCATTGGAGGAAAGCCGAAAACCGGGATAACCGTCTCAGACCAGCCCCTCGAAGTTGCAAAATATTGGGAAGCTCAGGGGGCTAAGGCACTTCATATAATAGACTTAGACGGCGCTTTCAGCGGAAAGCCCCAAAATCTTCCAGTAATCACACGAATTTTGAATGAAATCAACCTCCCAGCTGAGGTGGGTGGGGGTATCAGAAGCGTTAAAGATGCCGCAGAGTTGATTGAGGCTGGTGCGAAGTGGGTGATTGTTGGCACTGCAATTTTAGATGACAAAACCTTTCTCAGAGAGCTTTTAGCTACAATAGGTCCTGAACACGTTATCATTGCCTTGGATTCAAAAAAAGGAAAAGTTCTAAAGCGTGGGTGGACAGTAAGCACCGAATTCTCTCCGACGGAAATAGTTGAGGGTCTTCGAAACTCAGACGTCGCTGCCTTCCTCTACACCGACGTGGGAGCTGAGGGTAGATTATCCGGCATTCGATTAAAGACAGTTGAAAAACTTGTACATTCCACACAGAAGCCAATTATTTATTCCGGGGGGGTTTCGACCATTCAGGATATAGTAAGCCTTGCAAAGATTGGTGTTCGAGCGACTGTTATCGGAATGGCTCTTTACACCGGAAAACTATCTCTGCGGGACGCGGAGGAGGCTGTTTCATTTGCGTATAGTTGA
- a CDS encoding ATP phosphoribosyltransferase — protein sequence MVIELAVPNKGRLREPALRALTKAGVTLLDKDEGILYARTTDPEIRLIFVRAIDIPRFVEEGAADLGISGHDYIVDSQAQVEELLDLKFGHAKVVIAVPDKSPIKTINDIKPGARVATKLMNLTRSYFDAKQKQINLIKISGAAEVMPHLGVADVIVDITSTGVTLKTHGLRIVDEILETSARLITNKESYIKKRAKIREFVLALESAMRAEKKKLVMMNVPDKALQIVTMILPSMAGPTIAKVEAPEPMWEVYGVMDEQEIYKVINSVKKAGARDILVIPIERIVP from the coding sequence ATGGTAATTGAGTTAGCTGTCCCCAATAAGGGTAGATTAAGGGAACCGGCACTGAGAGCCTTAACAAAAGCTGGAGTAACCCTCTTAGATAAGGACGAAGGAATACTCTACGCTAGAACCACTGACCCAGAGATCCGCTTAATCTTCGTGAGGGCTATCGATATTCCCAGATTTGTTGAGGAAGGTGCAGCCGATCTGGGGATTTCAGGACACGATTATATTGTTGACAGCCAAGCTCAGGTTGAGGAATTATTGGATCTTAAGTTCGGTCATGCCAAAGTGGTTATCGCCGTGCCTGATAAGTCTCCAATCAAAACTATTAATGATATTAAGCCGGGAGCAAGGGTTGCAACTAAGCTAATGAACTTAACCCGCTCCTATTTCGACGCTAAACAAAAACAAATCAATTTAATCAAAATCTCAGGTGCCGCTGAAGTCATGCCCCATCTCGGCGTGGCAGATGTTATAGTTGACATTACTAGTACGGGAGTAACGTTGAAGACGCATGGACTCCGCATTGTAGATGAAATTCTGGAAACCTCCGCTCGACTCATTACAAACAAAGAGAGCTATATTAAAAAGCGGGCGAAGATCCGTGAGTTCGTTTTGGCACTTGAAAGTGCTATGCGGGCGGAGAAGAAGAAACTCGTTATGATGAATGTTCCTGATAAGGCACTTCAAATCGTTACTATGATTCTTCCATCTATGGCTGGACCAACCATCGCCAAGGTTGAGGCTCCAGAGCCCATGTGGGAAGTATACGGTGTTATGGACGAACAAGAAATCTACAAAGTGATTAACTCGGTTAAAAAGGCTGGAGCCCGCGACATTTTGGTAATTCCAATTGAAAGAATTGTACCGTGA
- a CDS encoding ACT domain-containing protein — protein sequence MRMTEIVRVDAKGRIIIPIPIRETLGFREGMYLMLTADLDSKEVIITPFADPEAKLMEFRVGIKDVPGALARVAGVLAGANVDLLSSESRTLRRGEAAEWLAIADVSKCTCEMEALRKRILKEGAARSVEIREHLRI from the coding sequence TTGAGAATGACCGAAATCGTTCGGGTAGATGCGAAGGGGCGCATTATCATTCCAATTCCAATTCGTGAAACCCTAGGGTTTAGAGAGGGGATGTATCTTATGTTGACTGCAGATTTGGACTCAAAGGAAGTTATTATTACGCCCTTTGCCGATCCAGAGGCGAAACTAATGGAATTCAGGGTTGGAATCAAGGATGTTCCCGGTGCGTTAGCTCGAGTTGCAGGTGTGCTGGCTGGCGCTAACGTTGATCTTCTTTCCAGCGAATCAAGAACTCTTCGAAGAGGAGAAGCCGCGGAGTGGCTGGCCATCGCGGATGTATCAAAATGTACCTGTGAGATGGAAGCGTTACGAAAGCGTATATTAAAGGAAGGAGCTGCAAGAAGCGTCGAGATTAGAGAACACCTACGTATCTAG
- the dapA gene encoding 4-hydroxy-tetrahydrodipicolinate synthase has protein sequence MAKFEPKGVTPALVTPFTDDGKAVDENRLRTLVDFVIDLGVTSVMPCGSTGEFPNLTTEEKKKVIEVVIDQTNGRVPVIAGTGAAGTQEAIEMTKFAKDAGADAALVVTPYYFRPASRGIYDHFYQIATTVDIPLIIYNIPQLTGVLLSWPLVEDLAYVDNIVAIKDSSGDLKYMLAILEKVRHRIKVLVGYDEVVLPALASGANGMILASANFIPDIWLEMYKAVQEQNLQKAQEIQMKVQKLARITAKSGAVGPKEALNMMGIKVGPPRRPLTVGGELTYEDREELRIELEKLGKIKPKIVTFEIEPEKPFEEKLKAIEITPQVIKDFNLKIGEALAGEDAEVAHVEVLIGRKDGPVGAAFTKAKSSPIPGHEPLLAILEPNLMVKPMTLIIPTVTIKSMRQASMVYGPAQQAVAKAVADTVADGFIPKTAVDDLVIIANVFVHTAAIDRQRVFINNYKATRHALRKAIENRPTVDEILENKDRAKHPFKYTP, from the coding sequence ATGGCGAAATTTGAGCCAAAGGGAGTAACACCTGCACTGGTTACACCATTTACTGATGATGGAAAGGCAGTTGATGAAAACAGGTTAAGAACACTTGTAGATTTCGTTATTGACCTAGGAGTTACTAGCGTAATGCCATGTGGAAGTACAGGTGAATTTCCAAACCTGACCACCGAGGAAAAGAAAAAAGTAATTGAAGTTGTCATCGACCAAACCAATGGCAGAGTTCCGGTGATTGCTGGAACGGGTGCCGCTGGCACCCAAGAAGCCATTGAAATGACTAAATTCGCAAAGGACGCTGGGGCCGACGCTGCCCTAGTCGTAACACCCTACTATTTTCGCCCAGCCAGCAGAGGCATCTATGACCATTTCTACCAAATTGCAACAACCGTTGACATACCGTTAATAATCTACAATATTCCCCAACTGACGGGAGTTCTTCTCTCCTGGCCGTTAGTAGAGGACCTTGCCTACGTAGATAACATTGTCGCCATAAAGGACAGTAGTGGCGACCTAAAATACATGCTGGCAATCCTTGAAAAAGTAAGGCATAGAATCAAAGTCTTGGTGGGATACGATGAAGTCGTGTTACCCGCACTTGCCTCAGGAGCTAATGGAATGATCTTGGCAAGCGCTAACTTTATTCCCGATATCTGGCTTGAGATGTATAAAGCCGTTCAGGAGCAGAACCTTCAGAAAGCTCAAGAGATTCAGATGAAAGTCCAAAAACTGGCGAGAATCACCGCCAAAAGTGGGGCAGTTGGACCTAAGGAAGCTTTGAACATGATGGGAATTAAGGTAGGGCCGCCGCGGAGACCCCTAACAGTAGGAGGGGAACTTACCTACGAGGATAGAGAAGAGCTACGCATCGAGCTTGAGAAACTTGGCAAAATCAAACCAAAGATCGTGACCTTCGAGATCGAGCCTGAAAAACCCTTCGAGGAAAAGTTAAAGGCAATTGAAATAACCCCCCAAGTAATCAAAGACTTCAACCTTAAAATCGGAGAAGCATTAGCCGGCGAGGATGCGGAGGTTGCCCATGTCGAAGTTCTCATTGGAAGAAAAGATGGCCCAGTAGGCGCCGCGTTTACAAAAGCCAAATCTTCGCCGATTCCAGGACATGAACCCCTGTTAGCCATCCTTGAGCCAAACTTGATGGTTAAGCCAATGACATTAATCATTCCGACGGTTACCATTAAAAGCATGCGCCAAGCCAGCATGGTATATGGGCCAGCCCAACAAGCAGTAGCAAAGGCAGTGGCGGATACGGTTGCAGATGGATTCATACCCAAAACAGCTGTCGACGACTTAGTCATTATAGCCAACGTTTTCGTCCATACAGCTGCAATAGATCGACAACGCGTCTTCATAAACAACTATAAGGCAACAAGACATGCCCTTAGAAAGGCTATCGAAAACCGCCCAACCGTTGACGAAATTTTAGAAAACAAGGACAGAGCCAAACACCCATTCAAATACACGCCCTAG
- a CDS encoding homoserine kinase codes for MNFEEKVSAVAPASTANLGPGFDVFGMALDLFYDKVTVEPILKRQIEIQLMGIGADSIPTEPERNSAGLVAQKFLAHIKWPHGLRIKLEKGIIPRYGLGSSGASAAATAVALNKLLRLHLPNIELIKLAAYGEIASAGTPHLDNVSAAILGNFVVIGSHEPLDIIPLEPPKFLEVCIAIPRIPVPLRKTEAARKMIPETVSLRQAVQNVGRASALVAGFALKDIDLIGRAMEDAIVEPVRASLVPGYQTVRKKAIEAGASGVAISGAGPSLIAIVNSKRASSKRVAEAMVQGFQEIGVNADGYVAKPSKGAILVGDNA; via the coding sequence ATCAACTTCGAAGAAAAGGTTAGCGCAGTAGCTCCAGCGTCGACAGCCAATCTCGGTCCAGGCTTCGATGTTTTTGGAATGGCCTTAGATTTATTCTATGATAAAGTGACAGTAGAGCCCATTTTGAAAAGGCAGATCGAGATTCAGCTAATGGGAATCGGAGCTGACAGTATTCCTACCGAGCCGGAACGAAATTCAGCAGGACTTGTTGCTCAAAAATTCCTTGCACATATAAAATGGCCTCATGGGCTCCGCATTAAATTAGAGAAGGGCATTATTCCAAGGTATGGGTTAGGAAGTAGCGGTGCCAGCGCCGCCGCAACTGCCGTTGCATTGAATAAGTTATTAAGATTGCATTTGCCGAATATTGAGCTGATCAAACTTGCAGCGTATGGTGAAATTGCTTCAGCAGGTACACCCCATTTAGATAATGTTTCCGCAGCGATCCTCGGCAACTTTGTAGTTATCGGGTCTCATGAACCACTTGACATAATACCTCTCGAGCCTCCAAAATTTCTTGAAGTTTGTATTGCTATTCCCCGGATACCTGTTCCACTACGTAAAACCGAAGCTGCTCGGAAGATGATTCCCGAAACGGTTTCGTTAAGGCAAGCAGTTCAAAATGTGGGGCGTGCTTCCGCGCTCGTCGCTGGATTTGCGTTAAAAGATATCGATTTAATAGGTAGAGCGATGGAAGATGCCATAGTTGAACCTGTCAGGGCAAGCTTAGTCCCTGGATACCAGACTGTGAGAAAGAAGGCGATTGAGGCAGGAGCATCTGGGGTAGCAATTAGCGGGGCTGGACCTAGCCTAATTGCAATTGTCAATTCCAAAAGAGCATCCTCTAAAAGAGTCGCTGAGGCGATGGTGCAAGGATTTCAAGAAATTGGTGTAAATGCTGATGGTTACGTGGCTAAACCGTCGAAGGGAGCCATTCTAGTAGGTGATAATGCTTGA